One Gordonia zhaorongruii DNA segment encodes these proteins:
- a CDS encoding nuclear transport factor 2 family protein, whose translation MDDAAARVTAQVERLEAIEEIKQLKHRYWRACDAKDPDGFRDSFIASGAVIDYGPLGRFDDAAPMVEIFRRFALARADGRYAVLDMHHGTHPEIELTGRDSARGRWSLRFRQIDTVGRTETVSVGEYDDEYVRESGHWRMSVCRFTQRWSLTRPLGDDAAIREGDFCKPGE comes from the coding sequence ATGGACGATGCAGCGGCCCGAGTAACGGCACAAGTGGAGCGACTGGAGGCGATCGAGGAGATCAAGCAGCTCAAACACAGGTACTGGCGCGCGTGCGACGCGAAGGACCCCGACGGATTCCGCGATTCGTTCATCGCCTCCGGTGCCGTGATCGACTACGGTCCACTGGGGCGCTTCGACGACGCTGCACCGATGGTCGAGATCTTCCGGCGATTCGCGCTGGCTCGGGCGGACGGCCGATACGCGGTTCTCGACATGCATCACGGCACCCACCCGGAGATCGAGCTGACCGGCCGGGATTCGGCTCGCGGCCGATGGTCGCTCCGCTTCCGCCAGATCGATACCGTCGGTCGCACCGAGACGGTGTCCGTGGGGGAGTACGACGACGAGTACGTCCGGGAGAGCGGCCACTGGCGGATGTCGGTGTGCCGGTTCACGCAGCGATGGTCGCTCACCCGGCCGCTCGGCGACGATGCGGCGATCCGCGAAGGGGACTTCTGCAAGCCAGGCGAGTAA
- a CDS encoding YggS family pyridoxal phosphate-dependent enzyme, with translation MYPTATTIDEFHANIADVRARIDAAAERAGRLPADVRLLPVSKTVPEERVELAIAAGCTELGENKVQEAERKHANLAHRDVAWSVIGHLQTNKAKNVAAFASEFQALDSLRVAEALDRRLQAAGRALDVYVQVNTSGEESKYGLSPADLPGLLRALPQFTSLRVRGLMTLAVFSDDADRVRPCFALLRDLRDRIRDEDPGLIGDGHLSMGMSGDYELAVTEGATCVRVGQAIFGARPTSDSYYWPS, from the coding sequence ATGTACCCGACCGCCACCACCATCGACGAGTTCCACGCCAATATCGCCGACGTCCGGGCCCGTATCGACGCGGCCGCCGAGCGGGCCGGACGGCTTCCCGCCGATGTCCGGCTGCTTCCGGTGAGTAAGACCGTGCCCGAGGAGCGCGTCGAGCTCGCGATCGCGGCCGGCTGCACCGAGCTCGGCGAGAACAAGGTGCAGGAGGCCGAACGCAAGCATGCGAACCTGGCTCATCGCGACGTCGCATGGTCGGTGATCGGACACCTGCAGACCAACAAGGCCAAGAACGTCGCCGCCTTCGCCTCCGAATTCCAGGCCCTCGACAGTCTGCGCGTCGCCGAGGCCCTCGACCGCCGCCTGCAAGCGGCCGGCCGGGCCCTCGACGTCTACGTACAGGTCAATACGTCCGGAGAGGAGAGCAAGTACGGCCTGTCCCCCGCTGATCTGCCCGGCTTGCTGCGGGCGCTGCCGCAGTTCACGTCGCTACGCGTGCGCGGTCTCATGACGCTCGCCGTGTTCTCCGACGATGCCGATCGGGTGAGGCCGTGCTTCGCACTCCTCCGCGATCTACGCGATCGGATTCGAGACGAAGATCCCGGACTGATCGGCGACGGGCACCTCTCGATGGGCATGTCCGGCGACTACGAACTCGCGGTTACCGAGGGCGCGACATGCGTCCGCGTCGGTCAGGCGATATTCGGCGCACGGCCGACTTCCGACTCGTACTACTGGCCGTCCTGA
- the thiD gene encoding bifunctional hydroxymethylpyrimidine kinase/phosphomethylpyrimidine kinase gives MVDFAYVIAGSEATGGAGIQTDLKTFHELSVFGLGTITCIVSFDPKADWGHRFAPVEPGVIADQMEAATAAYDLDVVKIGMLGTPKTIDVVADGLGKQSWRHVVLDPVLICKGQEPGAALDTDQALRDKILPHASVVTPNLFEATVLSGMESIETEGDLIEAAKRIGELGPRYVLAKGGVELPGDEAVDVFFDGDDVTVLRAPKIGTERVSGAGCTLAAALTAELAKGRPALDAARRAKVFTSAAITGRVGGHLPFEAVWQGIARG, from the coding sequence GTGGTTGATTTCGCATATGTGATCGCCGGCTCGGAAGCCACCGGCGGAGCCGGCATCCAGACGGACCTCAAGACGTTCCATGAGCTGAGCGTGTTCGGACTCGGCACTATCACGTGCATCGTGTCGTTCGACCCTAAGGCCGACTGGGGTCATCGATTCGCGCCCGTGGAGCCCGGCGTGATCGCCGATCAGATGGAGGCGGCGACCGCTGCATACGATCTCGACGTCGTGAAGATCGGCATGCTCGGGACGCCGAAGACCATCGACGTGGTCGCCGACGGCCTCGGGAAGCAGTCGTGGCGCCACGTCGTGCTCGATCCGGTGCTGATCTGCAAGGGGCAGGAACCGGGCGCGGCCCTCGACACCGATCAGGCGTTGCGGGACAAGATCCTTCCCCACGCGAGCGTGGTGACGCCGAACCTCTTCGAGGCGACCGTCCTGTCGGGCATGGAGTCGATCGAGACGGAGGGCGACCTCATCGAGGCCGCCAAGCGGATCGGTGAGCTGGGACCCCGGTACGTCCTCGCCAAGGGCGGCGTCGAACTCCCCGGCGACGAGGCCGTGGACGTGTTCTTCGACGGTGACGACGTCACCGTGCTGCGTGCACCGAAGATCGGCACGGAACGCGTCTCCGGTGCCGGTTGCACCCTTGCCGCAGCGCTCACCGCAGAGCTGGCTAAGGGCCGACCTGCGCTGGATGCGGCTCGTCGCGCGAAGGTGTTCACCAGCGCCGCCATCACCGGCCGGGTAGGCGGACATCTGCCGTTCGAAGCCGTGTGGCAGGGCATCGCCCGGGGCTGA
- a CDS encoding L,D-transpeptidase, with protein MGNTSSGSRRPGVRAAAVAFLVALTAFVSACSSVTGDYENEVHANGEFGDMIKPAIAVTDEDGQPLVKDELGVQPGHPIVVKASEGALTDVKIKKFSGGFIEGELSEGGSVWTSTEPFGYGRSYDVNAVATGVGGQTKSTTSFKTRSPNNVTVAYIGTPDGATVGVAQTIGVRFDEPITDRKAAQKAIKITTNPEVDGDFYWISDNEVRWRPKEFWKPGTKVDVKVNIFGIDLGDGVYGQDNAKSSFTIGRALEMTADDNTKLVTVKRDGKVIRTMPTSMGKAAAPTDNGVYIIGDRLPHIIMDSSTYGVPTNSADGYRTPVDFATQMSYSGIYLHSAPWSMWAQGNTNTSHGCLNLSPADAQWVMQNTLRGDPVTVKNTVGPTLPGTDGLGDWNIPWETWSKGNA; from the coding sequence ATGGGCAACACTTCGAGCGGCAGTCGTCGACCAGGCGTCAGAGCGGCTGCCGTTGCATTTCTCGTGGCGTTGACCGCCTTCGTGTCGGCATGCAGCAGTGTGACCGGCGATTACGAGAACGAGGTTCACGCGAACGGCGAGTTCGGCGACATGATCAAGCCGGCCATCGCCGTGACCGACGAGGATGGGCAGCCGCTCGTCAAGGACGAGCTCGGCGTGCAGCCGGGTCACCCGATCGTGGTCAAGGCATCCGAAGGTGCGCTCACCGACGTCAAGATCAAGAAGTTCAGCGGTGGGTTCATCGAGGGCGAGCTGAGCGAAGGCGGCTCGGTCTGGACCAGCACCGAACCGTTCGGGTACGGACGCTCCTACGACGTGAATGCGGTCGCCACCGGTGTCGGTGGTCAGACCAAGAGCACCACCTCGTTCAAGACCCGTTCACCGAACAACGTCACCGTGGCCTACATCGGCACGCCGGACGGCGCGACAGTCGGCGTCGCGCAGACGATCGGCGTTCGGTTCGACGAGCCGATCACGGACCGCAAGGCTGCGCAGAAGGCCATCAAGATCACCACCAACCCCGAGGTCGACGGCGACTTCTACTGGATCAGCGACAACGAGGTCCGCTGGCGGCCCAAGGAGTTCTGGAAGCCGGGCACGAAGGTCGACGTGAAGGTGAACATCTTCGGTATCGACCTGGGTGACGGTGTCTACGGCCAGGACAACGCCAAATCGAGCTTCACGATCGGCCGTGCGCTGGAGATGACCGCCGACGACAACACCAAGCTGGTCACGGTCAAGCGCGACGGCAAGGTCATCCGCACGATGCCGACCTCCATGGGTAAGGCGGCGGCCCCGACCGACAACGGCGTGTACATCATCGGCGACCGCCTGCCGCACATCATCATGGACTCGTCCACGTACGGCGTCCCCACGAACTCGGCCGACGGCTATCGCACGCCTGTCGATTTCGCGACGCAGATGTCGTACAGCGGCATCTATCTGCACTCGGCCCCGTGGTCGATGTGGGCTCAGGGAAACACGAACACCAGTCACGGTTGCCTCAATCTGAGTCCGGCCGATGCTCAGTGGGTGATGCAGAACACGCTGCGCGGCGATCCGGTCACGGTGAAGAACACCGTGGGACCGACGCTGCCCGGTACCGACGGCCTCGGTGACTGGAACATCCCGTGGGAGACGTGGTCCAAGGGGAACGCATAA
- a CDS encoding TetR/AcrR family transcriptional regulator — MPELVPRKRPTQERSRRTFDAILTAAREVLIDVGFESLTSEHIAQRADLPIGTIYQYFANKYVVVCELDRQDTTAVSEELSAFADEIPSLEWPQLLEKFLDHLAELWRTDPSRRAVWLAVQSTPSTRETASITEKILAEKVARILAPLTPTSERARREMMAEVLVHAAYSLLSFSVQDRHDHDQVVGELKRMLAGYLMLEDSVVRDPAVQDPAGHD, encoded by the coding sequence ATGCCCGAGTTGGTGCCGCGCAAGCGGCCGACGCAGGAACGCAGCCGCCGGACCTTCGACGCCATCCTGACCGCCGCCCGTGAGGTCCTCATCGACGTCGGGTTCGAGTCGCTCACGAGCGAGCACATCGCTCAGCGCGCCGACCTTCCGATCGGCACCATCTACCAGTACTTCGCCAACAAGTACGTCGTGGTGTGCGAACTCGACCGCCAGGACACCACTGCGGTCAGCGAGGAGTTATCGGCGTTCGCCGACGAGATCCCCTCACTGGAGTGGCCGCAGCTTCTCGAGAAGTTCCTCGACCACCTCGCGGAACTGTGGCGGACTGACCCCTCGCGGCGAGCCGTCTGGCTTGCTGTGCAGTCCACCCCGTCCACCCGCGAGACCGCGTCGATCACCGAGAAGATCCTCGCCGAGAAGGTGGCCCGCATCCTGGCCCCGCTGACTCCCACCTCGGAACGGGCGCGGCGCGAGATGATGGCCGAGGTGCTGGTGCACGCCGCCTACTCGTTGCTGAGCTTCTCCGTCCAGGACCGCCACGACCACGATCAGGTGGTCGGTGAACTCAAGCGGATGCTGGCCGGGTACCTGATGCTCGAGGATTCAGTGGTTCGGGATCCAGCGGTTCAGGATCCGGCCGGTCACGACTGA
- a CDS encoding LLM class flavin-dependent oxidoreductase, translating to MKKIGFLSFGHWSDAPGSQTRTAADTLMQSVELAVAAEELGADGAYFRVHHFARQLGSPFPLLAAIGARTSRIEIGTGVIDLRYENPLYMAEDAGAADLIAGGRLQLGLSRGSPEQVIEGYKYFGYAPGDGESDADMARRHAEVFLEVLSGKGFAEPNPRPMFPNPPGLLRIEPYSEGLRERIWWGAGSDTTARWAAQRGMNLMSSTLKDDESGEPFHVQQRKQIEAFRDEWAQHDHGFVPRVSVSRSIFAITTDMDRRYFLGGDGRNDQFGVIDNTPSVFGRSYADEPDRLVESLRGDEAIAAADTLLLTVPNQLGVDYNTHVLESILEHVAPGLGWR from the coding sequence GTGAAGAAGATCGGCTTCCTCTCGTTCGGGCATTGGTCCGACGCGCCCGGATCGCAGACGCGAACTGCTGCGGACACGTTGATGCAATCGGTCGAATTGGCCGTTGCCGCAGAGGAACTGGGCGCCGACGGCGCCTACTTTCGGGTGCACCACTTCGCGCGTCAGCTGGGGTCTCCGTTCCCGTTGCTCGCGGCGATCGGTGCTCGCACCAGCCGCATCGAGATCGGTACCGGAGTGATCGATCTCCGTTACGAGAATCCCCTGTACATGGCCGAGGACGCGGGCGCTGCGGACCTGATCGCGGGTGGGCGGCTCCAACTCGGTCTCTCACGAGGGTCACCGGAGCAGGTGATCGAGGGATACAAGTACTTCGGCTACGCGCCCGGGGACGGGGAGAGCGACGCCGATATGGCGCGTCGGCATGCCGAGGTCTTCCTGGAAGTGCTCTCGGGCAAGGGCTTCGCCGAACCCAACCCGCGGCCGATGTTTCCCAACCCGCCCGGTCTGCTTCGGATAGAGCCGTATTCGGAAGGACTGCGCGAGCGGATCTGGTGGGGCGCAGGGTCGGATACCACCGCACGGTGGGCCGCGCAGCGCGGCATGAACCTCATGTCGTCGACACTCAAGGACGACGAGTCGGGCGAACCCTTCCACGTGCAGCAGCGTAAGCAGATCGAGGCGTTCCGCGACGAGTGGGCGCAGCACGACCACGGCTTCGTACCTCGCGTTTCGGTGTCCAGGTCGATCTTCGCCATCACGACCGACATGGACCGGCGGTACTTCCTCGGCGGAGACGGTCGGAACGATCAGTTCGGAGTCATCGACAACACCCCGTCGGTATTCGGTCGCTCGTACGCCGATGAACCGGACCGGTTGGTGGAATCACTGCGCGGAGACGAGGCGATCGCCGCTGCCGACACACTGCTCCTCACGGTGCCGAATCAGCTCGGCGTCGACTACAACACCCACGTGCTGGAGTCGATCCTCGAGCACGTCGCGCCCGGGTTGGGTTGGCGCTGA
- a CDS encoding holo-ACP synthase, which produces MSVVGVGIDMVSVPDFAEQLDRPGSSFAGRFSVGERRDAAERTGESARHLAARWAAREAVIKAWSSSRFGLAPVLPETAVNQVEVCSDNWGRPRVRLHGELAEQIGHLSIHVSLTHDGDMAAAVAILEDQS; this is translated from the coding sequence GTGAGCGTGGTCGGTGTCGGGATCGACATGGTCTCGGTGCCCGACTTCGCCGAGCAACTCGATCGTCCTGGCTCGTCGTTCGCCGGCCGGTTCTCGGTCGGCGAACGGCGGGACGCGGCCGAACGGACCGGTGAGTCCGCCCGCCACCTCGCCGCTCGCTGGGCCGCCCGCGAGGCGGTGATCAAGGCGTGGTCGTCGAGCCGGTTCGGTCTCGCGCCCGTGCTTCCGGAGACCGCCGTCAACCAGGTCGAGGTGTGCTCGGACAACTGGGGGCGTCCGCGCGTCCGGCTGCACGGCGAGCTGGCTGAGCAGATCGGTCACCTGAGCATCCACGTCTCACTCACGCACGACGGTGACATGGCGGCTGCGGTGGCGATCCTGGAGGATCAGTCGTGA
- the bcp gene encoding thioredoxin-dependent thiol peroxidase: MSENARLTVGDKAPGFTLLNANEESVSLADYAGRKVIVYFYPAAMTPGCTKQACDFRDSLSDLNGQGIDVVGISPDKPAKLAKFVERDGLTFPLLSDPEKEVLTAWGAFGEKKLYGKVVQGVIRSTFLIDENGVIEAAQYNVRATGHVAKLRRDLSV; the protein is encoded by the coding sequence ATGTCGGAGAATGCACGCCTCACGGTCGGCGACAAGGCCCCCGGGTTCACCCTTCTGAACGCGAACGAGGAGTCCGTGTCGCTCGCGGACTACGCAGGACGCAAAGTGATCGTGTACTTCTACCCGGCCGCGATGACGCCCGGCTGCACCAAGCAGGCATGCGATTTCCGCGACAGCCTGTCCGATCTGAACGGTCAGGGAATCGATGTCGTCGGTATCTCCCCGGACAAGCCCGCCAAGCTGGCCAAGTTCGTCGAACGCGACGGGTTGACCTTCCCCCTCCTCTCCGATCCGGAGAAGGAGGTGCTGACCGCGTGGGGCGCGTTCGGGGAGAAGAAGCTCTACGGCAAGGTCGTCCAGGGCGTCATCCGCTCGACCTTCCTCATCGACGAGAACGGCGTCATCGAGGCTGCTCAGTACAACGTCCGCGCCACCGGTCACGTCGCGAAGCTGCGTCGCGACCTGTCGGTCTGA
- a CDS encoding DUF3618 domain-containing protein: MAGETERIEQDIAQAREELAGTLDKLAERANPQRLADDAKTRASDTLSKPAVKYGLMGAGALVVVVVVRKILK, from the coding sequence GTGGCCGGGGAAACCGAACGGATCGAGCAGGACATCGCACAGGCGCGAGAGGAGCTCGCAGGCACGCTGGACAAGCTCGCTGAGCGTGCCAACCCGCAGCGTCTGGCCGACGATGCGAAGACCCGGGCCAGCGACACGCTGAGCAAGCCTGCGGTGAAGTACGGACTGATGGGTGCCGGTGCTCTGGTCGTCGTCGTGGTGGTCCGCAAGATCTTGAAGTGA
- the nuoN gene encoding NADH-quinone oxidoreductase subunit NuoN produces MIAPHIDYFRLSPMLIVFGVAVLSVLVEAFAPAAFRYRIQLWLSGGGLIAAVIALAFVASSATDDSAQTRTLMSGAVLVDGPGLFVQGVVLLVALGAVAFMGERRLDRVWAPVEVRTAAGQPISVGGSASDTDGSSDDALPADAFTPSGATVPGSADELAAGRAGFLTTEVYPLTLLAVGGMMLFGSCGDLLTMFIALEVLSLPLYILCGLARRRRLLSQEASLKYFLLGAFASAIFLFGTAFAYGASASLSLADIGTSLNTADDKSLGVIALALIAVGLLFKVGAVPFGSWVPDVYQGAPTPVTSLMASATKAAAFGALLRVLHVAFPDLQDTARPALWTVAIATMVVATLMAVTQSDIKRMLAYSSVSHVGFALVGAIIISDDALAATLFYIAIYAVSAFGAFALLSVVRDATGREESAISAWAGLGREHPLVGAMMSLLLLSFAGIPLTGGFIAKFAVFGAAGSAGAWPLVIVGVVCSAIAAYFYVRVIVAMFFADRPGNAPTVRAPSLLTTVPIAISAGLTLLLGVFPAPLLNLVGDISTFVR; encoded by the coding sequence ATGATCGCACCGCATATCGACTACTTCCGGCTCTCACCGATGCTGATCGTGTTCGGGGTCGCCGTGTTGAGCGTGCTGGTCGAAGCCTTCGCGCCTGCCGCCTTCCGCTACCGCATCCAGTTGTGGCTCTCGGGCGGTGGATTGATCGCCGCGGTGATCGCACTCGCTTTCGTCGCATCCTCTGCCACCGACGATTCCGCGCAGACCCGGACGCTCATGTCCGGTGCGGTGCTCGTCGACGGGCCGGGACTCTTCGTGCAGGGTGTGGTGCTGCTGGTCGCGCTCGGCGCGGTCGCCTTCATGGGCGAACGCCGACTGGACCGTGTGTGGGCTCCCGTGGAGGTACGAACCGCTGCCGGACAGCCGATCTCCGTGGGCGGCAGCGCATCCGACACCGACGGGTCCAGCGACGACGCCCTGCCGGCGGACGCCTTCACACCGTCCGGCGCGACGGTGCCCGGATCGGCGGACGAGCTCGCCGCCGGCCGGGCCGGGTTCCTCACCACCGAGGTGTACCCGCTCACGCTGCTGGCCGTCGGCGGGATGATGCTGTTCGGGTCGTGCGGCGACCTGCTCACGATGTTCATCGCGCTCGAAGTGCTGTCGCTGCCGCTGTACATTCTGTGCGGACTCGCCCGCAGACGGCGGCTGCTGTCCCAGGAGGCGTCACTCAAGTACTTCCTGCTCGGAGCATTCGCGTCGGCGATCTTCCTGTTCGGCACCGCCTTCGCCTACGGTGCGAGCGCGTCCCTCTCGCTGGCCGACATCGGGACGTCCCTGAACACTGCGGATGACAAGAGCCTCGGAGTCATCGCCCTCGCGTTGATCGCCGTCGGACTGCTGTTCAAGGTGGGCGCCGTCCCGTTCGGTTCGTGGGTACCGGACGTGTACCAGGGCGCGCCCACGCCGGTCACCTCGCTCATGGCGTCGGCGACCAAGGCTGCGGCGTTCGGCGCCCTGCTCCGGGTGCTCCATGTCGCGTTCCCGGATCTGCAGGACACTGCCCGGCCCGCGCTCTGGACCGTCGCGATCGCCACGATGGTCGTCGCCACGCTGATGGCGGTCACCCAGTCCGACATCAAGCGCATGCTCGCCTACTCGTCGGTAAGCCACGTCGGATTCGCCCTCGTCGGTGCCATCATCATCAGCGACGACGCCCTCGCTGCGACGCTCTTCTACATCGCGATCTACGCGGTATCGGCGTTCGGCGCGTTCGCCCTGCTGAGCGTGGTGCGCGACGCGACGGGCCGCGAGGAGTCCGCGATCAGCGCCTGGGCGGGGCTCGGCCGTGAGCATCCGCTCGTCGGCGCGATGATGTCGTTGCTGCTGCTCTCCTTCGCCGGCATCCCGCTCACCGGCGGCTTCATCGCCAAGTTCGCGGTGTTCGGTGCCGCGGGCAGCGCCGGCGCCTGGCCGCTGGTGATCGTCGGTGTGGTGTGCAGCGCGATCGCCGCCTACTTCTACGTGCGGGTGATCGTCGCGATGTTCTTCGCCGACCGTCCGGGCAACGCTCCGACAGTGCGGGCACCGAGCCTGCTGACCACTGTTCCGATCGCGATCAGCGCCGGACTGACGCTGCTGCTGGGAGTCTTTCCGGCGCCACTGCTCAACCTGGTCGGCGACATCTCGACGTTCGTACGCTGA
- a CDS encoding Type 1 glutamine amidotransferase-like domain-containing protein, translated as MHLLLLSLGAGAVPRFVAESVRRPVHEVTVGVVDGAGGELLSDLGYHVVDTPAHGRRVHEFAESLDSVDAVFVGGGNTFSVLETLRASGADAILDARVRDGLPYIGLSAGSVIAGPDIGPAGLMDDPSEAPELASTRGFGWIDSVPIPHAGGMLPSYPPDLIATTMSTFGARFELLALDDDQALLVESGAQRVVPSR; from the coding sequence GTGCATCTCCTACTGCTGTCCCTCGGCGCCGGCGCAGTGCCCCGATTCGTCGCAGAGAGCGTCCGCAGACCTGTCCACGAGGTGACGGTCGGCGTCGTCGACGGTGCAGGTGGTGAACTTCTGTCCGATCTCGGCTACCACGTCGTCGACACACCGGCACACGGACGACGCGTCCATGAGTTCGCGGAGTCACTGGATTCGGTCGACGCGGTGTTCGTCGGCGGCGGAAACACCTTCTCGGTGCTCGAGACTCTCCGCGCGAGCGGTGCGGACGCGATCCTCGACGCCCGCGTTCGCGACGGGCTCCCCTACATCGGGCTCAGTGCGGGTTCGGTGATCGCCGGCCCCGACATCGGGCCTGCCGGCCTGATGGACGACCCCTCCGAGGCCCCCGAACTCGCGAGCACCAGGGGATTCGGGTGGATCGATTCGGTTCCGATCCCGCACGCGGGAGGGATGCTGCCGTCGTACCCGCCTGATCTCATCGCGACGACCATGTCCACGTTCGGCGCACGATTCGAGCTGCTTGCTCTCGATGACGACCAGGCCCTGCTGGTGGAAAGCGGCGCTCAGCGGGTCGTACCGAGCCGGTAG
- a CDS encoding acyl-CoA dehydrogenase family protein translates to MARPSWEDDDLTALREMARAFCEKEIAPNTERYIEQHGVDRGLWNKAGQLGLLGMSIPEEYGGGGGTFAHEAVLIEEQARVVDSSWGQALHNGIVAHYVLGYGSEEQKKKWLPKMASGEVVGAIAMTEPGTGSDLQNVKTKAVKDGDDYIIDGSKTFITNGGQADLVIVVAKTDTSEGAKGISLILVETDREGFSRGRILDKVGMRGQDTAELNFTGVRVPQSNLLGEQEGLGFIQLMQQLPQERLIIAVGSVAGMESALEKTLEYTKERTAFGRPVFGFQNTKFKLAEVATEARIARVFLDDCLEKHLRGELDIPTVAMAKWWTTERAMQVADTCLQLFGGYGYMNEYPIARMWADNRVQMIYGGTNEIMKEIISRSL, encoded by the coding sequence ATGGCTCGTCCCTCCTGGGAAGACGACGACCTGACTGCTCTGCGTGAAATGGCGCGCGCCTTCTGTGAGAAGGAGATCGCGCCGAACACCGAGCGGTACATCGAGCAGCACGGTGTCGACCGTGGCCTGTGGAACAAGGCGGGGCAGCTCGGCCTGTTGGGCATGTCGATCCCGGAGGAGTACGGCGGCGGAGGCGGTACCTTCGCCCACGAGGCCGTGCTCATCGAGGAGCAGGCCCGCGTGGTCGACTCGTCGTGGGGGCAGGCCCTGCACAACGGCATCGTCGCTCATTACGTGCTCGGTTACGGGTCCGAGGAGCAGAAGAAGAAGTGGTTGCCGAAGATGGCCTCCGGTGAGGTAGTCGGCGCGATCGCGATGACCGAGCCAGGCACCGGTTCGGACCTCCAGAACGTGAAGACCAAGGCCGTCAAGGACGGCGACGACTACATCATCGACGGCTCCAAGACGTTCATCACCAACGGCGGCCAGGCCGACCTCGTGATCGTCGTCGCCAAGACCGACACCTCCGAAGGCGCCAAGGGCATCTCGCTCATCCTCGTCGAGACCGACCGTGAAGGATTCAGCCGTGGCCGGATCCTCGACAAGGTCGGCATGCGCGGTCAGGACACCGCCGAACTGAACTTCACCGGTGTTCGCGTGCCGCAGTCGAACCTGCTGGGGGAGCAGGAGGGGCTCGGTTTCATCCAGCTCATGCAGCAGTTGCCGCAGGAGCGTCTCATCATCGCCGTCGGATCCGTCGCAGGCATGGAGTCCGCGCTCGAGAAGACCCTCGAGTACACGAAGGAGCGCACGGCCTTCGGACGTCCGGTGTTCGGATTCCAGAACACCAAGTTCAAGCTCGCGGAGGTCGCCACTGAGGCGCGCATCGCCCGAGTGTTCCTCGACGACTGCCTCGAGAAGCATCTGCGGGGCGAACTGGACATCCCGACCGTCGCGATGGCCAAGTGGTGGACCACCGAGCGTGCGATGCAGGTCGCCGATACCTGTCTGCAGCTGTTCGGCGGCTACGGCTACATGAACGAGTACCCGATCGCTCGCATGTGGGCCGACAACCGTGTGCAGATGATCTACGGCGGAACCAACGAGATCATGAAGGAGATCATCTCCAGGTCGCTGTGA
- a CDS encoding 4a-hydroxytetrahydrobiopterin dehydratase: protein MEWVETSSGLVATFTTGSMVRGLEFVTRIVDAAEAANHHPDIDLRYAVVRLVLVSHDVGDQITDRDHALAREISGIASEMGIE, encoded by the coding sequence ATGGAATGGGTAGAGACGTCGTCCGGACTCGTCGCGACCTTCACGACGGGCTCCATGGTCCGTGGCCTCGAATTCGTCACCCGGATCGTGGATGCTGCTGAAGCCGCGAACCATCACCCCGACATCGACTTGCGTTACGCGGTGGTCCGCCTCGTCCTGGTCTCGCATGACGTCGGCGACCAGATCACCGACCGCGACCATGCGCTTGCGCGTGAGATCTCGGGAATCGCGTCCGAGATGGGTATCGAGTAG